Below is a genomic region from Candidatus Cloacimonadota bacterium.
GATGTAAACAACCCACCAGCTATTGTTCCAGGGAAATCTCCACTTACACTGTGGATTACTCCAGTAAGAGCTAAAGTATTAAGATCATATTGCTCTACCTGACATCCATCTCCAGTTGAAGTACCTGTGAAAATCCATAAGTATGGTCCACCGGGTGTTATATTATCATAAGCGGAACCATACATGCTTGGTGGTGCATAAATAGTATTAAGCACATTTCCTGACCTATCTACAAGCTTGAGATCTTCTGACCAGTTATTTACCCAGAATGCATCATTATCCTCATCATAAGCAATAGACCTAACTTGAGAAGCAGGACACGGGATGGTATTAACTAAAGTCTGAGTATCAAAATCCATTTGCCAGATATAGTTACTTGCATCACTTCCATAGAAATAGGTTCCATCGTATGCAAGGTCTCTTAAGTCTATTACTCCGGGTATATAGAATATCTCAATAAAGTTACCATCAAGGTCAAACTTCGCAATCTCACCACTTCCACTCCATTTTGTAGTATATAGATAATTTCTATCTGTTTCTGCTGATACCAAGCCAACTAAACCAGAAGGAGTATCTACATCATACGCAAATAATACATCCCAGATATCCTTGGCAGGTGGATTATATGGAACTGTCTGGTTAGGATCAACTTCAGCATAACCTGAATAATCAATCTGTGTTTTACATAATTTTCTCTTATTTATAGTAGTATAAGAATTATCTATAAAATCTTGAATATTATTTTTATATAACTCTGGAAATACAATATGTGAATACCAATGTAGTGGTCCATTACCATCATTGCTAATTGTAAGATAGACTGTAAGCTGGGTATTTGGAACCATGCTCGTATCTACATAAGTAGGATATATTGACATTGTGGGAGCAGTCATTTCTTTGTTAATTTGTATTATTATATTTTCAAGTACTTCTATTCCATTAAGAGTTATTGTATTATAACCTGTTTTAGAAAATATTAAACTATAAATGCCTGCTGGTATACCATACAAGTAATAAAAACCTGTAGAATCAGTGGTTGTTACATATTGACATGCTTCAACTGTAACTTCCTCTAAAGGTCCTCCAGTTGCTGCAATTGTTACTGCGCCTTCAATACCTCCACTTTTAATTAATGTTTCTTCATTACTATTTATGGAATTAATTTTTTCAGAATCTAAATTTTTTGATGAACTAAACACAACTTGAGTTTTATTGTACCCATAGACAGCGTTAAATTCTAAGCATATTAATAGAAGTATAAAAAAGAATAGAACCTTCTTTTTCATCATAAGCCCCTTTTTTCTTTTAATTATTTCTTAAAATTAAATTTTATAGTCAAGAAATATTATTTGAAATTATATTTGATATACTTGTTGTGGTTAACTCCTATTACTCAAATTATTATTTTAAAAATAGACATTTCTTTGTACCAATAACTTTATTACCTACTTCTAATCTATAAAAATAAATGCCTGAACTAACTGGCTTGCCATTCTCATTTTTCCCATCCCATTCAATTGACGATTGACTATTTACTATTGATAATTTTTTCACCAGCTGACCTTTGATATTATAAATTTTTACCAATGAGTTCTCTATGTCTTTGGGTTGCAGGGAGAAAGAAATTATTGTGGAAGTGCAAAAGGGATTGGGATAGTTCTGGAGAATAACATCTTGATAAGAAATATTATTTACACCTTGTGATGGACAATCAATATTTATTATGGCTGCAAAAATAGTATTAAATCCACAAGGCATTCCATCTGGTAGAGAATACCATCCATCCCCGGCACCATTCCAGCCAAAATTGAGATGGTAAGTATTTTCATCACTGTTATAGCCATCACAAATAACCAGATGCCCAGTTCCCGCTCCTTGCGAAATCGCTAACATAGCCGGTCGTGATTCCACCATATCAGTAGAAAGAGCAGTATAAAAACCTGAATTTATTGCCTGAGTATAATTAGCTGTAGCATACCCAAATTTATTTAAGAGAGCTGAACAGGCATTTATTAAAACATCTCCACCAAAAACATATTGATGTTCCACAGATACTCCACAAGCAAAATTTAAAGCTGCTATCAAGGTATCAGTAAGACAGTTATTATTAGAATAGTAATCTCTTATCTGGTCAAGATATACATTTAATTCTGGAAAGGAAGGAAAATCATAAAGCTCATAGTCATCATCAATGTAGATAGGATTTGAATAATAATCGTCAGTATCATCAAAACTCGCATCATTAATGTATTCATGGTAATTAATTATTTGTGCCATTACTAAAGGTAGAAGACCTACTATACATCTGCGATCTCCATAAGGATTAAGCGGACAGAGTATGTTATAAGGATATTCCTGACCCCATTGAGTTTCTACCCAAGGTCCCCATATATCCCGATTTTTATTTGTAACTTGCCATGATTGTTCGGCATGTATGGAATTTGCCAATAATGGTACAAATAGTAACAGTATGCTAATTAAAAACACGATAGATATTTTTTTCATTTTGCTTCCTTTCTAATTACTTTCCTTAAAGTTTATTAATATTTTTTTATTTCAAAAGCAGACATTTCTTTGTATCAATAACTTTATCACCTACTTTTAATCTATAAAAATAAATGCCTGAACTTACTAATTTGCCATTTTCGTCTTTTCCATCCCATTCAATTGTAGTCATTGGACATTGGTCATTTGTCATTGGTATTAATGTCTTTATAAGTTGCCCTTTTATGTTATAAATTTTTATTTGTGTATTCTTTGCCTGCCGGGGCGTATCCGCCAGCTGGCGGAGAAGACCGGTGGCTAAATTAAAAGAAATTGTAGTTGTCCCGACTTTATCGGGATTGAATGGGTTCGGATAGTTCTGGTTTAATTTGGTAGATGTATCAGGAATATCATCAATCCCTTCTTCAATTATTGTGACTGTAACTGGGACAATGATGGTTCCAACATTTGGATCAGAGGTAAATATAACATCAAATTCTAATACTGTTCCAGGTGTTTGTCCTGTAGTGTTTAACAGTAGGCGCCAATCATAACTTTGTCCGGGGGCTATAATACCATCTGTTGTAGTTGTAGAAAAATAAAATAAACTATCATTAGAACAGAAAGAACTACTTGTCTTTTTTTTCAAATTCATTACTATATCTTTTGATTTTGAAGTATTTATAAAAACTTTATTATTCGCATTATTCAAATTAGGATTTACAATATCCACAAACCAATGTATAGGTACATCTCTGTAATTTTGTATTGTGAGATAAACCGCAATACTATCATCAGGAGCCATAATTGTATCTATATAAGTAGGTGATATTGACATTGTAGACAAAGAAGATATATCTAAATTTAAAGTACTGGATGATGGAATACTAACCATTTCTACTATTGGACAAAAATAACTAATATAATAAGTAAACCAGTAATCACCAGGTATTATTGGGAAAATTGTAAATTCACCATTTTCATTTGTATAAGCATTATAATATAAATCCCACTGAGTACTTATAGCATTAACAGTAACACCTTCTATAGGGTTACCACAACTATCAGTTGCTGTTACTACCAATGTGCTGTAATATGGTACTGGCCACGCATAGTAAACAATTACATCATAAATATACCAATAATTGAAATTATATGTATCACCACCATGTGAACGGAATTTAATTTGTATTGTCTCACCTTCATATTGAGACATATCGCAATATTCCCAAATAGTTCCACCTGGTGAACCCCAATCACCATTATAGTCCAAATCCCATTCAAATATCAAAGTTTCTTGTCCATCATTAATAATCCAAATTTCCATCACTTCTCCAAAATCTGTAGCATAATCATGTATATACATATTTACATTTAAACTAATGAAAGTTGCTCCATAGGGTATCCATATTTTTGGAGAAATAAGTGACATATCATAATTGGTAACTGATGGTGACCAGTTTAATTTTGCTGCTTCGCAATCAGAATCCCATTCCCAATTATTCGGAATTAATGGATCTGCTCTCCACCCAGTTAAATGCCAATCTTCATAAAATGTTTCGTAAAATCCACTAGGTATATATGATGTAGCAGTATCTACATTAGAATTTACTGATTCTCCTTCTGAATATACTGCTGTTGCCCAGTATGTATATTCAATTCCTAAATAAACCATATAATCATAATATGTATTTTGAGTATTATCTAAATATACATATCTTCCGAGATCGCTCCGATATAGATAATATCCAATAAGGTTATAATTTCCTTGTGATGGTTCATCCCAACTAAGATCAACACGACCATTATTTCCTATTGCATTAAAATTATTTGGTGGTGGTAGAATTGTATCTTTAATAGCAATATTTGTATCAGCGAAAGAGAATTCTGAACCTATTAATATAATTACAATAAACAGGAATAATATTTTCCTTTTCATCATAAGCCTCCCTTTTTCTTGTAATTATTTCTTAAAATTTAGATTTAATAGTCAAGAAATATTATTTGAAATTATATTTGATATAATTGTTACGGTTAAACTCCTATTACTCAAATAATTATTTTAACAAAATACATTTCTTTGTATCAATAACTTTACTTCCAATTTGTAATTGATAGAAGTAAATCCCGGAACTTATGGATTTGCCATTTTCATCTTTTCCATCCCATTCAATTATAGTCATTGGACATTGGTCATTTATCATTGGAGTAAGAGTTCTTACTAACTGTCCTTTTATATTATAAATTCTTATCTTTGTGTTATTAGCGTCTCTGCGGTAAACAGAAAAGGAAATTGTTGTTGAGCCCCGATTAAATCGGGAACTGAACGGGTTTGGATAGTTTTGGTATAATCTACCATTGGTCTGTTTACTTACAAGGTTATCTTCAATTGAAACATGTGGACCTTCACCATAATTCGTCTCTGTATATGTTACAAGTGCATATTCTTCTTCTGAATCTGTCTTGATTTGAATGTAATAATAATCATTTGGATTTGAAATATTCACAGGGAGATTTATTGGCTGCCATGCTGTCCATTCAATAATACCAACATTGTCAAACCAGGAAAGAGCAACTCCTGCGTCCGGGCAATTGCTGTTTAACCGAATATCAAAAAAATGTGTGCTTGTTGGAAGAGATAATTCATTATGATAGAATGTCCAGTCAGAATCGCCACTAATCCATTCTCCAATATCATCAGAACCAAGATAGTAGGAGCCATATCTGGAATAATAATACCTTATTTCAACAGTCACATCAGTACCATTTTCAGTTTTAATATAACCATATAAAGAATAATTTGTTGTATCTGAATAGCATTTTATTCTTTTCTCAAAATTAGTAATGATATTATCTCCAGAGTCTGGATAGCGTCTATGACAAAGAGACCGATTACCAGCATAAACTTCAGTGCTATCATACCATTCATCTGAACTGTTCACATTCCAGAGTGAGCATCCTTCATCTTCAAAATTTCCAAACCAGATTATTTCCCTTCCAAGACGATATTCCCAATTGTTTGCTGGAGTAATAGAATTAATTGAAGAGATACTTCCATCTTTTTGGAAACGCATTGGATTTGATATCCATATACCATCATTCTCTTCTAATTGAAAATCTTGTTCATATATTTCTGTATTTATTTCCATATTTAATGTATCCAATATAATGTCTGCAGTTATATCTTCTCTATCAACATATAGATAAGTTCCTAAATCTTTTGAGCGTCTCGCAAGATAGTCTAAAATATAAATGCCCAACTCTCCTTGTGCAGGAACAGGAATCCAATCATCAATATAAACGGGGGTAACAGAATATTCGTAAAATCCTGTTTCATTGATTTTAGCATTTAGAACCATTGATGGGAAAGTTTCAGCATAGCTTAGGTCAAAGGCAAAATTTCCCAAAGAATGAGCAATCAATTTTCCATTATATACTTCAAAACCTTGAATAATATGTGGATGATGACAGATAACTAAATCTGCTCCTGAATCAATAGCAAAATGCCTGATTTCAATATCCCACATATGAGGAATATCTATCCGCGGTGTATAATCCTCATCTTCAGCAAAATCTTCAGGATCCCAACCTGCAAACACATTGTATTTATCATAATTACTACCTGGAGATAATGAATACTCGCTCCCTGCATGCATTTCAACAACAATAAGGTCAGCATAATCCTCAACAGCATTTATTTGTTGAGTTATGTAACAAGGCGTCATATAAGCAAAGCCAGGTTTATTATATCCTGCATTAAGATATGGCTGATAATTATTATATTGACCCGTTCTGTCACTTGAAGAAAGAAAGGCAATACTTATACCAGATTTGGAGTAAAAAACTGGCAAATATGCCTCATAAGAATCAGCACCTGCACCAGAAAATACAATATTATTTTCTGCTAAAACATATTGTGTTTCCTGAAGTCCTGGTAGCATATAATCAAGTATATGATTATTTGCTAAAGTGACAACATCAATGCTAGCATAAACCAGACCTGCAACATTTTCAGGAGAGCCTTTAAAATAGATAGGCTTTGTGGGATGATGTACATTATAAGTAGTAAGAGGACACTCCAGATTAGCAACTGTAATATCAGCAGTTTCTCCCAAAATAGACAATGTTGGCTCAAAGATAGCCTCAACTCCATAAGTAGGAATAATTGAATATTCATATCCTCTGGCAAGCATAATATCGCCAACAAAATTCATTGTTACAGGAAAAGTAGTTGGACCTGGGTCAACTTCAATCTGGCAGGTTGCCTGACCCCATAAGTCAGTATCATCTACAACTTCTAACAATACTGTATAAGGATGGTCATCTTGAACTAAAAAAGTATGGAAAGGATTTTGTTCAGTGCTGGTGGAGTCATCACCGAAATTCCAGTAAAACAGATGTTCATCGCTGTCTGGATCAAAAACCTCACCGTAAAATTGAACATCTACATTCCTCTCACCTTTGGAATTTCTATAAATCTTACCAATAGTATAGCTTATCTCAACTTGAGGAGGAATTGGTAAATCATTTGTTATATTTATGATTTCATCAAAATAGACTGTTCCTGTTGGAATGACATCTCTATCATTTACGAAAACTATTCTAGTAATTACAGGCAAATAATCAAACCATGCATACCAATCATCTGCAATCGGAAGTTGATAAATATTCCAGGTCTGCAAAGAAAAATTTCCTTGATACACAGTTACCCATTCCTCAATATTTAGTTCTTCAGAGCCAGCAAAAGAGTAAAACAAAACATTTGTAGAATCCATCACACCAAAACCCTGTATCTCTCCCAGAGTTTGTACATAAACAGAAACCTGCCAGACATCGTCAGAATCAACTACAGTAGGTTCAATCATTTCTATTTTCCAGGTATTTCCGAAAAGTTTAAGTGAGTATGGTGAATCATTATATGTAATAGTTGAATCCAAAGCCCAGTCATCCGGGTCTTCATCTTCTCCTGGATAGGATAGCAGTTCAACTTCGCCATCATCAAAATTCTCAATTATCTCTTCTCGTGAGTTGAAAACCCCAAAAAGATTATATGAAAAACAGAGGATAAAAACAAGGCTGATTAATATAAATAATTTCTTCTTATTAT
It encodes:
- a CDS encoding C10 family peptidase, whose amino-acid sequence is MKKISIVFLISILLLFVPLLANSIHAEQSWQVTNKNRDIWGPWVETQWGQEYPYNILCPLNPYGDRRCIVGLLPLVMAQIINYHEYINDASFDDTDDYYSNPIYIDDDYELYDFPSFPELNVYLDQIRDYYSNNNCLTDTLIAALNFACGVSVEHQYVFGGDVLINACSALLNKFGYATANYTQAINSGFYTALSTDMVESRPAMLAISQGAGTGHLVICDGYNSDENTYHLNFGWNGAGDGWYSLPDGMPCGFNTIFAAIINIDCPSQGVNNISYQDVILQNYPNPFCTSTIISFSLQPKDIENSLVKIYNIKGQLVKKLSIVNSQSSIEWDGKNENGKPVSSGIYFYRLEVGNKVIGTKKCLFLK
- a CDS encoding T9SS type A sorting domain-containing protein, whose amino-acid sequence is MKKKVLFFFILLLICLEFNAVYGYNKTQVVFSSSKNLDSEKINSINSNEETLIKSGGIEGAVTIAATGGPLEEVTVEACQYVTTTDSTGFYYLYGIPAGIYSLIFSKTGYNTITLNGIEVLENIIIQINKEMTAPTMSIYPTYVDTSMVPNTQLTVYLTISNDGNGPLHWYSHIVFPELYKNNIQDFIDNSYTTINKRKLCKTQIDYSGYAEVDPNQTVPYNPPAKDIWDVLFAYDVDTPSGLVGLVSAETDRNYLYTTKWSGSGEIAKFDLDGNFIEIFYIPGVIDLRDLAYDGTYFYGSDASNYIWQMDFDTQTLVNTIPCPASQVRSIAYDEDNDAFWVNNWSEDLKLVDRSGNVLNTIYAPPSMYGSAYDNITPGGPYLWIFTGTSTGDGCQVEQYDLNTLALTGVIHSVSGDFPGTIAGGLFTSGDIEFGTWVLGGLAQGTPDILFGYKLGYWPPPPPPPMEGIIVAGQSYDWPLRMYSYGQTPGTILTADIIFTSEPDVGTITVPVILTIIGSGVDNVPVISTKLNQNYPNPFNSSTTISFSLSHRNIDDTEIKIYNTKGQLIKQLSIDNRQSSIVWDGKDEKGNELSSGIYFYRLEVGDKFIDTRKCLLLK
- a CDS encoding CapA family protein; protein product: MNNKKKLFILISLVFILCFSYNLFGVFNSREEIIENFDDGEVELLSYPGEDEDPDDWALDSTITYNDSPYSLKLFGNTWKIEMIEPTVVDSDDVWQVSVYVQTLGEIQGFGVMDSTNVLFYSFAGSEELNIEEWVTVYQGNFSLQTWNIYQLPIADDWYAWFDYLPVITRIVFVNDRDVIPTGTVYFDEIINITNDLPIPPQVEISYTIGKIYRNSKGERNVDVQFYGEVFDPDSDEHLFYWNFGDDSTSTEQNPFHTFLVQDDHPYTVLLEVVDDTDLWGQATCQIEVDPGPTTFPVTMNFVGDIMLARGYEYSIIPTYGVEAIFEPTLSILGETADITVANLECPLTTYNVHHPTKPIYFKGSPENVAGLVYASIDVVTLANNHILDYMLPGLQETQYVLAENNIVFSGAGADSYEAYLPVFYSKSGISIAFLSSSDRTGQYNNYQPYLNAGYNKPGFAYMTPCYITQQINAVEDYADLIVVEMHAGSEYSLSPGSNYDKYNVFAGWDPEDFAEDEDYTPRIDIPHMWDIEIRHFAIDSGADLVICHHPHIIQGFEVYNGKLIAHSLGNFAFDLSYAETFPSMVLNAKINETGFYEYSVTPVYIDDWIPVPAQGELGIYILDYLARRSKDLGTYLYVDREDITADIILDTLNMEINTEIYEQDFQLEENDGIWISNPMRFQKDGSISSINSITPANNWEYRLGREIIWFGNFEDEGCSLWNVNSSDEWYDSTEVYAGNRSLCHRRYPDSGDNIITNFEKRIKCYSDTTNYSLYGYIKTENGTDVTVEIRYYYSRYGSYYLGSDDIGEWISGDSDWTFYHNELSLPTSTHFFDIRLNSNCPDAGVALSWFDNVGIIEWTAWQPINLPVNISNPNDYYYIQIKTDSEEEYALVTYTETNYGEGPHVSIEDNLVSKQTNGRLYQNYPNPFSSRFNRGSTTISFSVYRRDANNTKIRIYNIKGQLVRTLTPMINDQCPMTIIEWDGKDENGKSISSGIYFYQLQIGSKVIDTKKCILLK
- a CDS encoding FlgD immunoglobulin-like domain containing protein, producing the protein MKRKILFLFIVIILIGSEFSFADTNIAIKDTILPPPNNFNAIGNNGRVDLSWDEPSQGNYNLIGYYLYRSDLGRYVYLDNTQNTYYDYMVYLGIEYTYWATAVYSEGESVNSNVDTATSYIPSGFYETFYEDWHLTGWRADPLIPNNWEWDSDCEAAKLNWSPSVTNYDMSLISPKIWIPYGATFISLNVNMYIHDYATDFGEVMEIWIINDGQETLIFEWDLDYNGDWGSPGGTIWEYCDMSQYEGETIQIKFRSHGGDTYNFNYWYIYDVIVYYAWPVPYYSTLVVTATDSCGNPIEGVTVNAISTQWDLYYNAYTNENGEFTIFPIIPGDYWFTYYISYFCPIVEMVSIPSSSTLNLDISSLSTMSISPTYIDTIMAPDDSIAVYLTIQNYRDVPIHWFVDIVNPNLNNANNKVFINTSKSKDIVMNLKKKTSSSFCSNDSLFYFSTTTTDGIIAPGQSYDWRLLLNTTGQTPGTVLEFDVIFTSDPNVGTIIVPVTVTIIEEGIDDIPDTSTKLNQNYPNPFNPDKVGTTTISFNLATGLLRQLADTPRQAKNTQIKIYNIKGQLIKTLIPMTNDQCPMTTIEWDGKDENGKLVSSGIYFYRLKVGDKVIDTKKCLLLK